The following coding sequences lie in one Aricia agestis chromosome 10, ilAriAges1.1, whole genome shotgun sequence genomic window:
- the LOC121731049 gene encoding 60S ribosomal protein L37, which yields MTKGTSSFGKRRNKTHTLCRRCGRSSYHIQKSKCAQCGYPAAKLRSYHWSVKAKRRKTTGTGRMRHLKIVRRRFRNGFKEGIPTPKKAVASSS from the exons ATG ACGAAGGGTACGTCAAGTTTTGGTAAGCGCCGGAATAAGACTCACACACTGTGCAGAAGATGTGGAAGATCCTCCTACCACATCCAGAAATCTAAATGCGCGCAATGTGGATATCCCGCAGCTAAACTGCGATCCT aCCACTGGTCCGTGAAGGCTAAGCGCAGGAAGACCACCGGAACTGGCCGCATGCGTCACCTTAAGATTGTGCGCAGGCGTTTCCGTAACGGTTTCAAAGAGGGAATCCCTACTCCCAAAAAAGCTGTAGCCTCCTCATCTTAA
- the LOC121731069 gene encoding uncharacterized protein LOC121731069: MDTNNTISTQWHIPRPSLSSSGSCDSRSRGGSSSSQGSSSNHSTHSASSGSLLLNAAQLARTARHPKEEYGLNANRALPKHTNVVSIPEEPSDAFWSDVKRGSIAQKDATSIASSTHFTVVNGFTKPCSTKEPKTCCCDHSHQITVLVISMTILFSACILAAICFVEMRMRKETGIYKYS; this comes from the exons ATCTCAACGCAGTGGCATATTCCACGGCCGTCGCTGAGCTCCAGCGGCAGCTGCGACTCGCGGTCTCGCGGCGGCTCCTCCTCGAGTCAAGGCTCATCGAGCAATCACAGCACACAC AGCGCCTCATCGGGATCTCTGCTGCTAAACGCTGCGCAGCTCGCACGTACCGCGAGGCATCCCAAAGAGGAGTACGGTTTGAATGCCAACCGTGCACTCCCGAAGCACACCAACGTGGTATCAATACCCGAAGAGCCAAGCGACGCATTCTGGTCGGACGTCAAAAGAGGCTCAATAGCTCAGAAGGACGCGACCTCTATAGCCAGTTCCACACATTTCACCGTAGTGAACGGCTTCACCAAGCCGTGCTCCACCAAAGAACCAAAGACGTGCTGCTGTGATCACTCACACCAAATCACCGTTCTGGTTATATCGATGACGATACTGTTCTCCGCGTGTATATTAGCTGCAATATGTTTTGTAGAAA TGCGAATGCGAAAGGAGACGGGCATATACAAATATTCTTGA